The genomic stretch TGCGTGCGCGGCCGTCCACGACCAGCTCGCTCAACTGCGCCCCTAGCGGCCCCCGGGCGCCGAAGAGGAGCAGCAGCACCAGACAGGCGGCGCTCCTCCAGAACATCAAGGCGGTACTCACCTCCAGGTTGGTCGCCACGCCCGAAGGCTGGCCCTGGAAGAAGAGCTCCCCGCAGAGGCTCTGCACGAGCACGGCCACGGTGATGAAGAACGCCGGCAGCCACAGGGCGCGGCGGTTGTCCGAGGCCCCTCCCGCCGCCAGCAGCGAGCAGCCGGACACGGCGAGGGCGAACAGGTACTCGGTCCAGTGCACCGTGCGGCCGGAGAGCATGAGCGCCAGGGGGATGAGCACATCCCCGATACGCGAGGCGATGTTCACCCGGGCGACCGTGAGGTGCCGGAAGCCGAAGGAGAAGGCGAAGGCCACCCCCTGGACGCTCACCGCGAACAGCGCGAGCTTCGCGTTGCCATAGAGCGCCCACCCCGCCCTGTCCTCCATGGGCAGCAGCGGCGTCAGCGCCGCCAGCAAGAGGAACGGGACGAAGTTGTTGGCGAAGTTGAGGACGAGGATGGACTGGCGGCGGAGCCCGTAGCTGAGCCGGTCGAAGACGCTGTTTCCCGACCGCAACAGGACGGACGTCAGCGAGTAGAGGACTGTTTCCATCGCGTCCGCGCGTCGGCGCTCGGCCCGGGGAAGAGGCGCTCCAGACAGGGCCACAACTGGGGATGACAGGGCTCATCCAGCAGGCGCCCCAGCTCCTCTGGCGCCAGGAAGATGCCCCCGTCCACCTCCCGCTCGGAGAAGCGCAGCGGGCCTTCCATTCGGGCGCGGTAGAGGAAGATGCGCCGGTGGTGCCCATCGTCGAAGATGAACTCGGCCACGGGCACCAGCGGCCCCTCCAGGCCCAGCTCCTCCAGGAGCTCCCGCTGGGCGGCCTCCAGGGGCGCCTCGCCCGCGCTCACGTGACCTCCCGCGGACGTGCACAGGTGGCCGGGCATGAAGGTCATGTGCCGGGAGCGCCGCTGCAGGAAGACCTTGCCGTCGCGCTCCACCATCACATGCACGATGCGATGGGGCAGCTTCTGGCCGTAGATCTGGTCGCGGGGCGCGCTCCCCACCACCTGCCCCTGGGTGTCGATGACGTCAATCAGCTCCATGCCACGGACATCCTATGCGACCAGGGGCTTCCGGCCTTCCATGGGAATGACCTCGATGCGGTCCCCCACCCACTTCCGGAAGTGTGCGTCCAGGTCGTAGTTCTCTTGCTTCCAACCGTCCTGGACGGAGCCCGTCACCAACGAGCTGAAGAAGAGCTTCTTGCCGGTGACGATCTCCTCGGTGCCCATCATCCCGTCCGGCCAGATGAGGAAGTAGTAGCGGCTGTAGTTGACGGTGCGGTCCGACAGGCGAATCTGCATGTCGGGGTAGCGCTCCCGCAGCCGCTCCACGGTCGCGGTGACATGCGACGTCTCCTCCGGCATCAACTCGCCGTAGATGTGATAGGCGCGGCCGGCGGAGAGCGTCCAGGAGATGGCCCAGTCGCGGATGCCCCGCTCGTAGATGAACTGGGCCAGCTCCTCGACATGCTGGCTGTTGTGGCGGTTGAGACAGGTCAGGATTCGCGGCGCCACGCCATTGTCCACGCACAGGCCTATGGCCCGGAGCGTCTCCTGGTAGGTGTTACCCTTGGCGTTGCGGCTGGGGCGAATCTCGTTGTTGACCCGCTCGTCCATGGAATCGAGGCTGATTTCCACGCGCGTGCAGCGAGACACCGTCTTCATCATCTGCTGCGTCAGGAAGGTGCCGTTGGTGCCGAGGATGGTGGCGACACCATGGTCCGTGAGCTTGTCGATGACGTTCAGCGTGTCTCGGCGCATCAACGGCTCACCGCCAGAGAGAATCTGTCGCATGATTCCCGCGCGGATGACTTCGTCGGCCACCTTGAGCTGCTGGGGCGTGGAGAGCCGCTTCGACGGCAGGTCCTCGACGTTCCCGTAGCAGTGGATACACACGAGGTTGCACGGCGCAGTGACCAGCCATCCACAACCGATGGGACTCCGCGGCACAGGCACGCAACCCTCGAACACCTTCGCCGAGAACTCATCGCGGAGGTTGTCGTAGATGATGGTGCCCCAGCTCTCCTGGCGCTCTCTGATGCGTACGGACATGGTGAGGAATTAAGAACAGCCCCGCAGCCGACAATGGGCCGCAGAGCCTTGGTTGATGAATCTGAGCCGCCCAATCGAAAGACACACCACGCCCGGGAGGACGCCCCTGCCGCCTTGGGCATGGGTACAGTCACGTCCGCCCGACAGCGCCCCCGAACCTTCCGGGGCTCCCCCTCGTGACCTCTTGAAATAGAAGAGCCAGCCTACGCTGACGTCACAGAGATGTTACGCGGGTTTCACTTTATCCGCAAGAGCGAGTTTTTCTGTTTCTTCATGACGTCCCTGAAAGAGGCTCATCTGCCGCGACATTCTCTTTAACTCACGCCACTGACATCGCGGTGTCGGACGCCGCCGCGAGCCAGCACCGGCTCCGTGCTCCGAACGCATCGCTTCCGCGGAGAAGCGGTGGATGCCCCCGGCAACGCAATCACAGACATCCCGAATCCATCAAGACCGGCTCAAGCGCGTGTCAATTCACGAAGACACGGAGCCGCGCACGGATACCCGGGGACTCAATACAAGGTCCCGCACTCGGCGATCCGCTGGACTCGGAGCGCGGCGAGCCGCGCCAGGGGCATGGCCACATCGGCCCCCTCCAGCGCCGCCACCGCTCGAGCCACGGCATCCAGGGTGGACATCCCGGAGGGGTGCGAGGGTTCGCGGAGCCGGAGCAGTCCTGGCTCCGGTGGCGGCAGCGCCAGGCGAGGCAGCGTCCGTAGCGCGGCGACCCGTTGTGTCATCCGCCGCGCCTGGGACCAGCTCGCGTCCAGCACCACCAGTTGCCGCGGTGGCGGTGCATCGGGCGGCGCGGGCGGCCCATCGGGATAGAGCAGCCACGTCCCGGGCTCGGAGAGCAGCTCCAACTCCGCGCTCCCGCTGAGGGAGCCATGGATGAGGCGCTTCGAGTTCACCAGCGCCAGCGCGGCCACGCCGCCGGTGTTGCTCTTCTTCGCGATCTCCATCACGTGCTGCAGGAGGAGGATTCGCGTCCGCGTGTGGACCTGGGGAATCTCGTCACACAGGCACAGGTGAAGCGCCAGGTTGCAGCGGGAACAACGCGGGCGACTGGCGAGACGGGAAGACACTGCCCCCATCTTGGTCCGGCCCTTGGACGAACA from Myxococcus xanthus encodes the following:
- a CDS encoding NUDIX hydrolase: MELIDVIDTQGQVVGSAPRDQIYGQKLPHRIVHVMVERDGKVFLQRRSRHMTFMPGHLCTSAGGHVSAGEAPLEAAQRELLEELGLEGPLVPVAEFIFDDGHHRRIFLYRARMEGPLRFSEREVDGGIFLAPEELGRLLDEPCHPQLWPCLERLFPGPSADARTRWKQSSTR
- a CDS encoding radical SAM protein, which encodes MSVRIRERQESWGTIIYDNLRDEFSAKVFEGCVPVPRSPIGCGWLVTAPCNLVCIHCYGNVEDLPSKRLSTPQQLKVADEVIRAGIMRQILSGGEPLMRRDTLNVIDKLTDHGVATILGTNGTFLTQQMMKTVSRCTRVEISLDSMDERVNNEIRPSRNAKGNTYQETLRAIGLCVDNGVAPRILTCLNRHNSQHVEELAQFIYERGIRDWAISWTLSAGRAYHIYGELMPEETSHVTATVERLRERYPDMQIRLSDRTVNYSRYYFLIWPDGMMGTEEIVTGKKLFFSSLVTGSVQDGWKQENYDLDAHFRKWVGDRIEVIPMEGRKPLVA
- a CDS encoding tRNA-uridine aminocarboxypropyltransferase, which codes for MGAVSSRLASRPRCSRCNLALHLCLCDEIPQVHTRTRILLLQHVMEIAKKSNTGGVAALALVNSKRLIHGSLSGSAELELLSEPGTWLLYPDGPPAPPDAPPPRQLVVLDASWSQARRMTQRVAALRTLPRLALPPPEPGLLRLREPSHPSGMSTLDAVARAVAALEGADVAMPLARLAALRVQRIAECGTLY